Sequence from the Thermococcus nautili genome:
GTGGAGGCTATGAAGAGGACTGTGACCTCACCGAGGGTATCGAAGCCACGGTAGTTGACGACAACAGCGGTAACGGCGTTGACGGAGCCCGTCTGCTCCTTAACATGGTCGAGGTAGTACTGTCCGACGAGCATTTTATCCTGGCCGAAGGGAACTCCAGCGAGTCCCTGGGCGAGCCAGTAGCCGATGATAAGCAGGGTAATTATCGCGAGACCCCTCTTCAGTATGCTCACCATCTTACCCACCACCCGGGCCTCTCTTCCTCCTCTGTCTCAAAGCGCTGGGTTCTCTTTATGGCGAAGATGAATATCGCACCGCTGAGCGCGGCCCCTATGGCCGCTTCGGTCATTGCCACGTCCGGCGCCTGAAGGATTAGGAACAGTATTGAGGCGAACAGGCTTACCGCGGCCATTCCAACGGCGGCCGCTAAGAGGTCGCGCCACTCAACGGCGAGTATCGCCGAGATTATCATAACGCCTATTATGATGTAGTTGATGCAGGTTACGCAGTTCATTCGCTCACCTCCTCAGAGGTCTCGGGAGTCTCACCCTCAGCCTTTTCGGCCTGCGCCTTGCTCGCGAGGTGTTCTCCATACTTGTCAACGACGCTACCGTGCCAGAGAGGAATTCCGCGCTTGTAGGCGGCCCTTATGAGTGCGTGGGCGCTTATCGGGTTGGTGAGCAACAGGAATCCCGC
This genomic interval carries:
- a CDS encoding DUF4040 domain-containing protein, with the translated sequence MNCVTCINYIIIGVMIISAILAVEWRDLLAAAVGMAAVSLFASILFLILQAPDVAMTEAAIGAALSGAIFIFAIKRTQRFETEEEERPGWWVRW